AAGCTGGTGGTGGAACACGCCATGGCCAATCCCAAGATCGTGCCCGTCATGGACAGCGTGCTGGAATCCATTGAAGGCAGCGACATGGTTGAAAAAATCGTGGTGCGCAACGTGAAGACCGATGAAAAGCGCGAGATTCCCCTGAGCGGCGTGTTCGTCTTTATCGGCACCCTGCCCAACGACGAATACGTGCGCGGCCTGCTGGAAACGGATTCCGGCGGCTGGATCGTCACCGACGACAAACTGCAAACCTCGGTGCCGGGCATTTTCGCTGCGGGCGACGTGCGTAACACTTCGTTGCGCCAGGTGGTTACGGCCGCTGGCGACGGAGCCAGGGCCGCCATGTCGGCCTATGCCTATTTGCAGCACTAAACCGGCTTTCAGGAGATACCACTATGAAAACTGTCGGCGTCAAAGCTGCCGCCTACTGTCTGAATTTTGCACCGGAACTGGCCCTGCACCATGGCGGCACCCCCTCCCAGGAACGCAAGGCCAAGCCCGATTCCGAATTCCTGCGCGAACTGCCCAAGCATGCGCAAACGTACGAACAGGCCATTGCCTACGCCCCCAACAAGACTTACGTGGGCGTCATGAGTGTGGATGAGCTCGCAAGCGCCCCCGCGCCCTGGATTGACAACCTGAGCACGCCCGAACGCTTTGGCAAGTTCGGCGAGATCATGCCTGAGGACGAATTTATCGGCCTTATGGACATCTGCGACGTGTTTGATCTTATCTGGCTGGAACAGGGCTTTGCCGCCGCTGTGGGCCCCAAGCTGGCCCAAAATCCCCTCATGGGCGAAAAGCAGCTTGCCCGGCTTGAAAAGGGCCGCCCCGAAGCCGAACTGCTGGAAGCCATTGAAAAGCAGCACGCCCTGCCCATCTACTTCGAGAACAAGATCGTGGCCTGCTGCAGACGCGCCCACGACACGGATGAAAACCTCGAAGCCAGCATCATGCTGGAAAACCTGGCCTGCAAGGCCAGCGGCGTGCTCTGCCTGATGCACCTCATCAAGAACGCCGGTATGGAACCCACGGACATTGATTTTGTGGTGGAATGCTCCGAAGAGGCCGTGGGCGACGCCATGCAGCGCGGCGGCGGCAACATGGCCAAGGCCGTTGCCGAAATAGCCGAGTGCACCAATGCCAGCGGCTTTGACGTGCGCGGCTTCTGCGCGGCCCCTGTGGCGGCCATCATCAGCGCGGCCAGCATGGTCGCCAGCGGCGTGCGCCCCAATGTGGCCGTCATCAGCGGCGGCTCCGTGCCCAAGCTGTACATGAACGCGCGCGACCATATCAAAAAGGGCGTCGTGCCGCTGGAAAACTGCATCGGCAGCTTTGCCCTGCTGCTTACCCCCGACGACGGCCAGACCCCGGTCATCCGCCTTGACTGCATCGGCAAGCACAGCGTGGGCGCGGGCGCTTCACCGCAGGCCATTACCTCTGCCCTGACCTTTGAGCCCCTGTCCCGCGTGGGCCTCAAGCTGACGGATGTGGACAAGTACGCTCCGGAACTGCACAACGCCGAAATCACCCTGCCCGCAGGGGCCGGCAACGTGCCCGAAGCCAACTACAAGATGATCGCGGCCCTTTCCGTCATGAAAGGACAGATTGAACGCGGCGACATCCCCGCCTTTGTCGAGCAAAAAGGCATGCCCGGCTTTGTGCAGACCCAGGGGCACATCCCCTCCGGCGTTCCCTATATGGGGCACGCCATGGAAGCCCTCAAAAGTGGCGCCATCAAACGCGCCATGATCATCGGCAAGGGCAGCCTCTTCTTGGGCCGCCTGACAAACCTGGCCGACGGCGCTTCCTTCATTATGGAAGGCCCGGGCACGGGCGCTGGCGCCGCCGCCGAGACCATCAGCCAGAGCGACGTGACAGAAATGCTGCTCACGGCTCTTGGCGACGTGGCCGCCAACCTGCAAAAAAGTTAGGGGGAGCAGCTATGGTCAGGCAAGAAAACCAGCGCGCCCTCCTGGGCAAAGCCCTTGAGGACCTGGTGACGCGCGCGCGCAGCGGCAAGCCGTTGTGCCGCATAGGCCTCATGGCCGCTGGCGGCGAACACCCGCAAAAAGAGTTTCTCTGCGCTGCGGCCGCCGCCATGCGGGAAGACGCCGCGCTTATCGTGACGGGGGTCGGGCCCAGGCCCGTTGATCCCCTGCCCGCAGGCATGGAGTGGATCGAAACTGGCTGCGATGGCGGCGAGCTGGCTGCAGCCATGGAAAAAGCCCTGGACGAAGGTCGCATCCAGGGTGCTGTGGCCCTGCACTATCCCTTCCCCCTTGGGGTCACCACAGTGGGACGGGTGACGACGCCGGGCACGGGCGCGCCCATGTTCGTTGCTTCCAGCACGGGCATGAGCGCGGCTCACAGGCAGGAGGCCATGCTGCGCAACGCCGTGTTGGGCGTGGCCGTGGCCAAGTCACTGGGCATATGCCGCCCCAGCCTTGGCGTGCTGAATCTTGACGCCGCCCCCCAGGTGCTGCGTGCCCTCACCCGCATGGTGGAAAAGGGCTATGCCCTGAACCTCGGGCAGAGCGCCAGAAGCGACGGCGGTTCCCTGCTGCGCGGCAACGACCTGCTGCGCGGCACCGTGGACGTGTGCGTGACGGATACGCTGACGGGCAATGTGCTCATGAAGCTTTTCAGCGCATTCACCTCCGGCGGTCTGTACGAGACCACAGGGTGGGGCTATGGCCCCTCCGCGGGCGAGGGCTGGAACAAGGTCGTCAGCATCGTGTCCCGCGCTTCGGGCGCACCGGTCATGGCCAATGCCCTGGCGTACACGGCGGCGGCCGTGCGCGGCAATCTGCCCCAGATGGTGGCGGAAGAACTGCGTCTGGCCAGGGCCGCCGGTCTTGACGACGAACTGGCGGCATTTGCCAAGACGGACGCGGCCCCGGCGGAAACCGTGCAGGCTCCGCCAGCCGAACCCACTGATGAAGAAATCCACGGCATTGACGTGCTGGACCTGGAACAGGCCGTGCGTTGCCTGTGGAAGGAAAAAATATACGCCGAAGCCGCCATGGGATGCACGGGCCCTGTCGTCAAACTGGCCTCCGCCAATGTTGACAAGGCGCGCACGCTGCTGGCGGCGGCAGGATACATCTAGGGAAACGCTGATTTATTCCGTTTGACGGACTTGCTTCACTTTTTTTGAAACAGTCGAGGACAGAAGAGTCCACTCCTGCTTCAAAAAAATCGCGCCTTGCCAAACGAAATAACTGCGCGTTTCCAGGAGGCTCTTTAATCAGTGCTTCCCTAGCCATACTGCTGTGCGCTTTTTGCGCAGGGCCT
This DNA window, taken from Desulfovibrio sp. 86, encodes the following:
- the grdC gene encoding glycine/sarcosine/betaine reductase complex component C subunit beta; translation: MKTVGVKAAAYCLNFAPELALHHGGTPSQERKAKPDSEFLRELPKHAQTYEQAIAYAPNKTYVGVMSVDELASAPAPWIDNLSTPERFGKFGEIMPEDEFIGLMDICDVFDLIWLEQGFAAAVGPKLAQNPLMGEKQLARLEKGRPEAELLEAIEKQHALPIYFENKIVACCRRAHDTDENLEASIMLENLACKASGVLCLMHLIKNAGMEPTDIDFVVECSEEAVGDAMQRGGGNMAKAVAEIAECTNASGFDVRGFCAAPVAAIISAASMVASGVRPNVAVISGGSVPKLYMNARDHIKKGVVPLENCIGSFALLLTPDDGQTPVIRLDCIGKHSVGAGASPQAITSALTFEPLSRVGLKLTDVDKYAPELHNAEITLPAGAGNVPEANYKMIAALSVMKGQIERGDIPAFVEQKGMPGFVQTQGHIPSGVPYMGHAMEALKSGAIKRAMIIGKGSLFLGRLTNLADGASFIMEGPGTGAGAAAETISQSDVTEMLLTALGDVAANLQKS
- the grdD gene encoding glycine/sarcosine/betaine reductase complex component C subunit alpha, with protein sequence MVRQENQRALLGKALEDLVTRARSGKPLCRIGLMAAGGEHPQKEFLCAAAAAMREDAALIVTGVGPRPVDPLPAGMEWIETGCDGGELAAAMEKALDEGRIQGAVALHYPFPLGVTTVGRVTTPGTGAPMFVASSTGMSAAHRQEAMLRNAVLGVAVAKSLGICRPSLGVLNLDAAPQVLRALTRMVEKGYALNLGQSARSDGGSLLRGNDLLRGTVDVCVTDTLTGNVLMKLFSAFTSGGLYETTGWGYGPSAGEGWNKVVSIVSRASGAPVMANALAYTAAAVRGNLPQMVAEELRLARAAGLDDELAAFAKTDAAPAETVQAPPAEPTDEEIHGIDVLDLEQAVRCLWKEKIYAEAAMGCTGPVVKLASANVDKARTLLAAAGYI